TCGTGTACGTCATGAGAGGACCGAAGTCCCGGACTATGACGCGATAACGTGAGCACGTGACAAAAAAGATGCCGCCAGCAGACGATCTGACCTATGAACAGGCACGCGATGAGTTGATCGACATCGTCGCGCGCCTTGAGGCAGGGGCAACGACGCTGGACGACTCGATGTCACTGTGGGAGCGAGG
The Demequina sp. TMPB413 DNA segment above includes these coding regions:
- a CDS encoding exodeoxyribonuclease VII small subunit, encoding MTKKMPPADDLTYEQARDELIDIVARLEAGATTLDDSMSLWERGEALARRCESLLAGAEDTIAKATGSDSDK